Proteins encoded within one genomic window of Hevea brasiliensis isolate MT/VB/25A 57/8 chromosome 8, ASM3005281v1, whole genome shotgun sequence:
- the LOC110656556 gene encoding uncharacterized protein LOC110656556 → MFRQALVLFLLVILPNIQGSQAVDYTVTNTAGSTAGGARFAAEIGEDYSKQTLSAATDFIWRVFQQPNAEDRKAVDKVSLFIDDMGGVAYASNNEIHVSANYIGNYSGDLKREYTGVLYHEMTHIWQWNGNGQAPGGLIEGVADFVRLKANYAPSHWVQPGQGDRWDQGYDVTARFLDYCNDLRNGFVADLNKKMRDGYSDQYFVDLLGKTVDQLWSDYKAKYAQ, encoded by the coding sequence ATGTTTCGCCAAGCTCTCGTCCTCTTTTTGCTAGTAATTCTACCAAACATTCAAGGCAGCCAAGCCGTAGACTACACTGTCACCAATACTGCCGGTTCGACGGCAGGCGGAGCACGCTTTGCAGCAGAAATTGGGGAAGATTACAGCAAGCAAACGCTATCTGCAGCTACAGATTTCATATGGAGGGTGTTCCAACAACCCAATGCAGAAGACAGAAAAGCTGTGGACAAGGTCAGCTTGTTCATCGACGACATGGGTGGTGTTGCTTATGCTTCCAACAATGAAATCCATGTCAGCGCAAATTATATAGGAAATTACTCTGGTGATCTGAAAAGGGAATATACTGGTGTTCTTTACCATGAAATGACCCACATCTGGCAATGGAATGGTAATGGGCAAGCTCCAGGAGGGTTGATTGAAGGTGTTGCTGATTTTGTGAGGTTGAAGGCTAACTATGCTCCTAGCCACTGGGTGCAGCCAGGACAGGGTGACAGGTGGGATCAAGGGTATGATGTTACAGCTCGGTTTTTGGATTATTGTAATGATCTGAGAAATGGGTTTGTGGCTGACCTTAACAAGAAGATGAGAGATGGTTATAGTGATCAGTACTTTGTTGATCTGCTAGGGAAGACTGTTGATCAGCTTTGGAGTGATTATAAGGCCAAATATGCACAATAG